The proteins below are encoded in one region of Methanosarcina barkeri 3:
- a CDS encoding NAD(P)/FAD-dependent oxidoreductase encodes MDDGNRFSKEGERNLDYDIIIVGAGPAGMFAAYELAELKQLRILVVDMGRDINERFCPMKTQTYCMHCTPCDIMCGVGGCGTFSDGTLNLRPDVGGDLANLTGDQTEAWKLVERVDEVFLKFGAPQGALLTEGPEIEELKRRAASVGARFIEIKQRHIGSDNAPAVIGRFKQNLVNKGVNFLLETEVKDLLIEEETCKGIILSDGQELRASYVLLSPGRRGCNWVSEMIEKHSIEARYGGIDIGVRVEVPAIVMDPVTKINRDPKFHIQTRRYDDFVRTFCTNMHGFVVKEEYEGFIATNGHSLANAESENTNFAFLVRIELTEPIENTTKYARSIAKLATTIGGGKPVLQRMGDLRRGRRSTKERLAKNLVVNTLKDVTPGDISMALPHRIVMDIIEGLEILNEIIPGVTSDSTLLYAPEVKFYAMHLRVDRQMETSIKNLFAAGDGAGLSRDIVNAAATGILAAEGIMKMVKEEKEIEAESRE; translated from the coding sequence ATGGATGATGGAAACAGATTTTCGAAGGAAGGGGAGAGAAACCTAGACTATGATATAATAATTGTAGGGGCAGGGCCTGCTGGAATGTTTGCAGCTTACGAGCTTGCGGAGCTAAAGCAGTTGAGAATTCTGGTTGTGGACATGGGCAGGGATATAAATGAACGCTTCTGCCCTATGAAAACTCAGACGTACTGCATGCACTGTACACCCTGCGATATTATGTGCGGAGTAGGGGGTTGTGGTACTTTTTCGGACGGAACCTTAAACCTGCGGCCTGATGTTGGAGGTGACCTTGCAAATTTGACAGGTGACCAGACCGAAGCCTGGAAACTGGTAGAAAGAGTGGATGAGGTCTTTTTGAAGTTTGGAGCCCCACAGGGAGCTCTGCTAACAGAAGGCCCGGAAATAGAGGAGCTTAAACGCAGGGCGGCCTCGGTGGGAGCCAGATTTATAGAGATAAAGCAGCGGCACATAGGTTCGGATAATGCCCCTGCGGTTATAGGTCGCTTCAAACAGAACCTTGTTAACAAAGGAGTGAACTTTCTGCTTGAAACCGAGGTAAAAGATCTGCTGATTGAGGAAGAGACCTGCAAAGGCATTATACTTTCCGACGGGCAAGAACTCCGAGCCAGTTATGTACTTTTGTCACCCGGAAGGCGGGGCTGCAACTGGGTTTCAGAGATGATTGAAAAACACAGCATCGAAGCCAGATATGGCGGGATTGACATCGGGGTAAGGGTAGAAGTTCCTGCAATTGTTATGGACCCTGTGACGAAAATCAACCGCGATCCCAAGTTCCATATCCAGACCCGCCGTTATGATGACTTTGTCCGGACTTTCTGTACGAATATGCACGGATTTGTCGTAAAAGAAGAATATGAGGGCTTTATCGCAACTAACGGCCACTCCCTGGCAAATGCGGAATCTGAAAACACAAATTTCGCTTTTCTTGTCCGAATCGAGCTTACCGAGCCAATTGAAAATACTACAAAATATGCTCGTTCAATCGCAAAACTTGCAACCACGATAGGAGGAGGAAAGCCAGTTCTTCAGCGGATGGGCGACCTTAGAAGGGGACGACGCTCTACAAAAGAACGTCTTGCAAAAAACCTTGTTGTAAATACGCTCAAAGACGTCACTCCGGGTGATATTTCAATGGCTCTTCCCCACAGGATAGTTATGGATATAATTGAAGGTCTTGAGATCTTAAACGAGATCATTCCAGGTGTCACCTCAGACTCGACCCTTTTGTATGCTCCTGAAGTCAAGTTTTATGCAATGCACCTCAGAGTCGACAGGCAAATGGAAACCAGCATCAAAAACCTCTTTGCAGCCGGAGACGGAGCAGGGCTCTCAAGGGACATAGTCAACGCCGCTGCTACCGGAATTTTGGCAGCTGAAGGAATAATGAAAATGGTCAAAGAGGAGAAAGAAATAGAAGCAGAATCAAGAGAGTGA
- a CDS encoding NosD domain-containing protein: MWVNKLIVFLLVAVFLITSVQNSAFAREIVVDANNSSADFRSIQEAVNNSSSGDVILIYPGFYNESVDIGVQNISILSESENPEDTTVRAFKLGENNITVSGFSVQESLTLQGYILPIGYNSHYPIENCTIKSNILESDIYADECYNSTIEKNVIVNGGIGVSSFDYHPGSSFTVSDNLIVEGNINVHQGPNDCILLNNTLLNGSIRLTECADQKVLGNYISNSPDSGINLWESSGSEIEDNTIVNCSKGIVMEYRSQQNTINNNTLIGTDRGISVEGISGGDLISNNKISSSNIGILLSGSSLFGDPAGENSLLNNTISNNNIGILFEGYSSDNIVTNNKVELNRQCGIYINNLGCGAQYGATNQFYNNMFNNTVNFFNDTSNYKNDYTSIYTGNSYTAEPIDNVTGVIPISLNTTKTSGTNIVGGPYLGGNYWAKPDGTGFSQICADSDGNGIGDLPYSITDNDTDYFPLVSASRSQESIIPIANFTTNITHTLVPLAVQFTDLSQNAVAWSWDFDSNGIPDSINQNPIHTYTALGTYIINLTVSNGKEISSKSLKMNVQEAKVPPVADFSTNVTGGRVSLSVKFTDFSKNATAVIWDFNNDGIPDSTERNPVYVYTYPGNYTVNLTVNNTKGMDSKSSTVTVSPAQRLKGKLVLTEYQITTSKSDETQPAIYEDRIVWQSNNHNDNYTLHLYNISTSSETQIASSNISEFCPVIYNDRVVLREYGKIYLLNLSTSTKTLVSNQLGIYLAIYGDKIVWQGECNGICVYMYDISSSKQIRLTDNRSISYLPAIHENRIVWESRLNINESSKIFMYDLSTERVTQVITDKSNQERPAVYGDRIVWEDYRNGNLNIYMYDLSTAKEIQITTSGSSHDPAIYGDRIVWQDDRNDKEYIENSDIYMYDLSTKKETQITTSGLASSPVIYGDKIVWEDRRNGKADIYMCIISEQGKGSPDAGFSASPVS, translated from the coding sequence ATGTGGGTGAATAAACTAATCGTTTTTTTATTAGTTGCTGTTTTTCTTATAACTTCGGTTCAAAATTCTGCATTTGCCAGGGAAATTGTGGTAGATGCTAATAATTCAAGTGCAGATTTCCGATCGATTCAGGAAGCAGTAAACAATTCGTCCTCAGGAGATGTAATTCTTATTTATCCAGGCTTTTATAATGAAAGCGTAGACATTGGGGTACAGAACATAAGTATCCTTTCTGAATCTGAAAATCCTGAGGATACTACTGTTCGGGCTTTTAAACTGGGTGAAAATAATATTACTGTAAGCGGGTTTAGTGTACAGGAGAGTTTGACTTTACAGGGATATATACTCCCTATTGGCTATAACAGTCATTATCCGATTGAAAATTGTACTATTAAAAGTAACATTTTGGAATCAGATATTTATGCCGATGAATGTTACAATTCCACTATTGAGAAAAATGTAATCGTTAATGGAGGCATTGGTGTATCCAGTTTTGACTATCACCCAGGTTCTAGTTTTACAGTTTCTGACAACCTAATTGTTGAGGGAAACATTAATGTTCATCAAGGACCAAACGATTGTATTTTGCTTAATAATACTCTTTTAAATGGTAGTATAAGGCTGACTGAATGCGCTGACCAGAAAGTTTTAGGTAATTATATTTCAAATAGCCCAGACTCTGGAATTAATCTCTGGGAATCTAGTGGCAGTGAGATAGAAGATAATACGATTGTGAATTGCAGTAAAGGCATCGTTATGGAATATCGCTCACAGCAGAACACAATTAATAATAACACCCTTATTGGCACTGATAGGGGAATTTCGGTTGAAGGGATATCAGGAGGAGACTTAATTTCAAATAATAAGATCTCAAGCAGCAATATAGGAATATTGTTAAGCGGTTCAAGTTTGTTTGGAGATCCTGCAGGAGAGAACTCACTTTTAAATAACACCATTTCAAACAACAATATCGGGATATTGTTCGAAGGTTATTCTTCTGATAATATAGTAACCAATAACAAGGTAGAACTAAACAGGCAATGCGGAATATACATAAACAATCTTGGATGTGGAGCGCAATATGGTGCAACTAATCAGTTCTACAACAATATGTTTAATAATACAGTCAACTTTTTTAACGACACGAGCAACTATAAAAATGATTACACGAGCATCTATACAGGCAATTCCTATACCGCAGAACCAATAGATAATGTAACCGGAGTAATCCCTATCTCCCTGAATACTACAAAAACCTCAGGTACTAACATTGTAGGTGGACCTTACCTTGGTGGCAATTACTGGGCAAAACCTGATGGAACTGGTTTTTCTCAGATCTGCGCTGATTCGGATGGGAATGGGATTGGTGACCTGCCTTACAGTATAACCGATAATGATACTGATTATTTCCCTCTTGTGTCTGCATCCAGATCACAGGAATCAATAATTCCTATTGCAAACTTCACCACCAATATCACGCATACTCTTGTCCCACTCGCAGTTCAGTTTACGGATCTTTCTCAGAATGCAGTTGCATGGAGCTGGGATTTCGACAGTAATGGAATACCGGATTCCATAAACCAGAATCCAATTCATACGTATACAGCGCTGGGAACCTATATTATCAATTTAACAGTAAGCAACGGAAAAGAGATATCTTCGAAAAGTTTAAAAATGAATGTTCAGGAAGCTAAAGTTCCTCCCGTAGCAGATTTTAGTACTAATGTGACTGGCGGACGGGTTTCTCTTTCTGTCAAATTTACAGACTTTTCAAAAAATGCAACAGCAGTAATATGGGATTTCAACAACGATGGAATTCCTGACTCTACCGAAAGGAATCCGGTTTATGTATATACTTATCCTGGAAACTATACTGTTAATCTGACAGTAAACAATACAAAAGGTATGGACTCAAAATCATCTACGGTAACAGTATCTCCTGCGCAGCGTCTGAAAGGTAAACTTGTCCTAACGGAATATCAGATTACTACCAGTAAATCAGATGAGACGCAACCTGCAATTTATGAAGACAGAATAGTGTGGCAAAGTAACAATCATAATGATAATTATACTCTACACCTATACAACATATCCACGTCTTCTGAAACTCAAATTGCTAGCAGCAACATTTCTGAGTTTTGCCCCGTTATATATAATGACAGGGTTGTATTGCGTGAATACGGGAAGATATACCTGCTCAATCTCTCAACTTCTACCAAAACGCTGGTCTCAAATCAATTGGGAATATATCTTGCTATTTATGGTGATAAGATTGTCTGGCAGGGTGAATGTAATGGAATCTGTGTATATATGTATGATATCTCCAGCTCAAAGCAAATTCGGTTAACAGATAACAGATCAATCTCATATCTGCCTGCGATCCACGAGAACAGAATAGTGTGGGAGAGTCGCTTAAATATCAATGAATCTTCTAAAATCTTTATGTATGATCTCTCGACTGAAAGGGTAACTCAGGTAATTACGGATAAATCCAATCAGGAGCGTCCTGCAGTCTATGGAGACAGGATTGTCTGGGAAGATTATCGCAACGGAAACCTGAATATCTACATGTACGATCTATCTACTGCTAAGGAGATCCAGATAACCACTAGTGGATCGTCACATGACCCTGCGATTTACGGAGATAGAATAGTATGGCAGGATGATCGCAATGATAAGGAATACATAGAGAACTCAGATATCTACATGTACGATCTTTCCACTAAAAAGGAAACCCAAATTACCACTAGTGGATTAGCAAGCTCTCCAGTTATTTATGGGGACAAGATAGTGTGGGAGGATAGACGCAATGGAAAGGCCGATATCTATATGTGCATTATCTCAGAACAAGGGAAAGGATCACCTGATGCAGGTTTTTCTGCATCTCCCGTTTCTTGA